ACCGAGCTTGATCTTGCCGTCGGCGACGATGTAGAGCTCGTCGCCCTCGTCGCCCTCGTGGAACAGCACGTCGCCGCGCCGCAGGCGCTTCGACGACATCTGGGAGCCGAGCGACTCGGCCGCCTCGTCGTCGAGGCCCGAGAAGAGCGGTGCCTGCCGAAGTACGTCGTTGTCCACGGGTTCTCCTTGACCAAAGAAATAGTCGCGCGCCTCCAGTGTCCCTCATCCGGCCAACTCGGCGCCACCGACGCGGCCCTGCGTGTCCCCGGCGCCCCGTACGCTGACAGCGTGCCGAAGACCACCCCAGCGCGCTCGTCCGCTCCCCGTCGCGCCAAGGCCAAGCTCCCCGAGGTCCCTCCGCCCGACACGTCGGACGTGCGCCGCGCGCGCAAGATCGACCGCGTCCTCGCGCAGACCTACCCCGACGCCGACATCGAGCTGGACTTCGACGACCCGTTCCAGCTGCTCGTCGTGACGGTGCTCTCGGCGCAGACGACCGACCGGCGGGTCAACGGGGTCCGGCCGGCCCTCTTCTCCCGCTACCCCGACGCGCGGGCGCTCGCCGAGGCGGAGCCTGCCGCCGTCGAGGAGATCATCAAGCCCACGGGCTTCTTCCGGGCGAAGACCGAGCGCATCATCGCGCTCGCCACGGCGCTGGTGGACAACTTCGACGGCGAGGTGCCGCCGCGGATGGACGACCTCGTGACCCTCCCGGGGGTCGGCCGCAAGACGGCCAACGTCGTCCTCGGCAACGGCTTCGGCATCCCCGGCTTCCCGGTCGACACCCACGTCCAGCGCGTCGGCAGACGCCTCGGCCTGCTCGATGCGGCGGCGTTGAAGGACCCGGTGCGCGCCGAGATGGTGCTGGACCGGCTCATCGCCAAGAAGGACTGGACGCTGGCCAGCCAACGGCTCATCTGGCACGGCCGACGATGCTGCCACGCCGCCAAGCCGGCCTGCGGGGCGTGCTCGATCGCGCAGTGGTGCCCGTCGTACGGCGAGGGTCCGACCGACCCGGAGGTGGCCGCGAAGCTGCTCCGTACGGAGGGTCGCGCGTGACTCGTGCACGGCGCCGGCTGGTGCTCCCGATCGCGATGCTCGCGATGGCGCTGGCTCTGACGGCCTGCGGCGGTGACGACCTGCAGACCTCCTCGCGCTCCGGCGAGGTCGACGCCGCGTCGAGCGCCGTCGACACCCCCGAGCTGCGCTCCAAGAAGGCCGACGCAGGCATCGAGGACTGTCCTCGTACGAACCGGCGCGGTGCTGTCGAAGGCGGCCTGCCGGGGGTGTTCCTCGAGTGCCTCGGCGGCGGCCCGCCGGTCAGTCTGCCGGGGCTCCCGGCGAAGCCGACCGTCATCAACCTGTGGGCCACCTACTGCGGTCCGTGCCGAGACGAGATGCCGTTGCTGGCGCGTCTGCACGACGATGCCGGCGACCAGGTGTCGGTGCTCGGCATCGACTACGCCGACCCAGATCCCGAGGGTGCGCTCGCGCTCGCCTCGAAGTCGGGGGTGACCTTCCCCCTCATGTCCGACCCCGACGAGTCGGTCGGCAAGGCGCTGGGCGTGATCGGCCTGCCGCAGACCGTGTTCGTCGCGGCCGACGGCACGATCACCGCGACGCACCGCGGCCAGATCACGTCGTACGATCAGCTGCGGTCGCTGGTCAAGGAACACCTCGGCGTCGACCTGGCATGAGGAGGACCTGATGACGTACGACCGGGGGCTGGTGCCTGACGACGCCCTGCCCGACTGGCTGCGTCCCGTCGCCGAGGTGGGTCGCCGCATCGACAGCCCCCGCTTCCTGTCGCCGTCGATGCCGGAGGCGCCGTCGACGGCACGCCCCGCCGCGGTGCTCGTCCTGTTCGGCGAGGGAGAGTCCGGCCCCGACCTGCTGCTGACCGAGCGCGCGCACGCGATGCGCTCCCACGCGGGCCAGATCGCCTTCCCCGGCGGTGCGACCGATCCCGAGGACTCGGGTCCCGTCGCCACGGCCTTGCGTGAGGCCGAGGAGGAGGTCGGCCTCGATCCCGACGGGGTCGACGTGTTCGCGTCGCTCCCGCGGCTCTGGCTGCCGCCGAGCAACTTCGCCGTGACGCCGGTCCTGGCCTGGTGGCGTCGCCCGTCCGCCGTCCGCGCGGTCGACCCAGCGGAGGTCGAGACCGTGTTCCGCAGCCCGGTCGACGAGCTCACCGACCCGGCCCACCGCTTCTCCGTCTCGCACCCGTCCGGATGGCTCGGACCAGGGTTCGCGGTCAACGGCAACCTCATCCTGTGGGGGTTCACCGCCGGCATCGTGTCGCGGCTCTTCCGTGCTGCGGGGTGGGAGCGCCCCTGGGACGCCGACCGGGTCGTCCCGTACCCGGGGTCCGCACGTGACCCGCTGGTCGAGGAGATCGAGACCGACGCTGCCCGCGGGCGACGCCGATGACCCTCGTCGACGTCGTCGTGGTGGTCGTCGTCATCTCGTACGCGGTCCTCGGCTACCTCCGCGGGTTCGTCGCCGGGGCCGCAGCGATGATCGGCCTCCTGCTCGGGGGCGTGCTGGGTCTCGTCCTCGCGCCGCTGGTGCTGAGCCGCGTCGACCACGGCATCGGGAGGTCACTGCTCGCGGTCGTGATCGTGCTCGTGCTCGCGTCCGCCGGACAGGCCACAGGGGCGCACCTCGGCAACGGCCTGCGCGAGCGCGTGACGCACCCGCCCTCGCGCTCGCTCGACGCAGTCGGCGGCGCGGCGCTGAGTGCCGCCGCTGCCCTGGTGGTCTGCTGGGCGCTCGGGTACGCGATCTCCGGCTCCCAGATCCCCGGAGCGTCGACCGCGGTCCGCGGCTCCGCCACGCTCGCCGCGGTGGACTCGGTCATGCCGCAAGGTGTGCGGTCCGCGCTGCACTCGTTCGACACGGTGGTCGACGCGACGCTCTTCCCCCGATACCTGGAGCCGTTCGCCGACGAGACGATCGAGCCGGTCGCGGCTCCCGATCGTGCAGTCCTCGCCCGCCCCGAGGTCCAGGCTGCGCGACGCAGCGTCGCTCGGATCACCGGGTACGCCGAGTGCGACCGCGGCATCGAGGGCTCGGGGTTCGTGTTCGCGTCCGAGCGCGTGATGACGAACGCGCACGTCGTCGCGGGTGTGGACGACCCGACGGTGACGATCCGCGGCAAGAAGCGCGACGCCACCGTCGTCTACTACGACCCGTCGCTCGACGTCGCTGTTCTGCGGGTGCCGGGCCTAAAGGCGCGCGCGCTGACCTTCGACCCCGAGACCGAGCCAGGCGAGAGTGCGGCTGTGCTCGGCTTCCCGGAGAACGGCCCGTTCGATGCTCGGGCGGCGCGCATCCGCTCCCAGCAGCGCCTCCGGAGCCCCGACATCTACGGCACCACCGAGGTCGTCCGCGAGGTCTACTCCCTGCGCGCGCTCGTGCGCTCCGGCAACTCCGGGGGCCCGGTCATCTCGGCGCAGGGTCGCGTGCTCGGTGTCGTCTTCGCTGCGTCCGTCTCGGACGCCGCGACGGGCTACGCCCTCACCGCCGACCAGGTGGGTGACGCGGCCCGCTCCGGAGCGAAGGCGGAGCGGTCGGTCAACACCGGGAGCTGTGCGTGAGGTGTGGTGTGATGCGGCGCACGTTGTCGCGCGCTCGAATGGGGCGCTGATGATGCCTGCCGACGCACCAGCAAGAATGGCGCGCGTCGTCCGTCGCCGAAGGAGATCTGTGAAGACCCGACTGCTGGCTGCCGCCGTCCTCCTGGCGCTGACCGTCTCCGCGTGCGGTGGCGGCGGCGAGAACGACGGCGCTGACCCAGGTGAGTCCGCCTCGAAGCGCTCGACCGTGACCGGGACCCTCGGATCCGACGAGGCCGACGCGATCGCGACGGAGGCGGCCTCGCGCATCGTGGCGCTGTGGGCACGTCCCGACGTCGCGGTCGAGGAGTGGGCGGCGGAGCTGCGACCACAGATGTCGACCGTCGGAGCCTCGACGCTGTCGTTCATGGACCCGACGGCACTCGAGCCCGCCGAGCCGGAGGGTGAGCCGCGCGTGCTGGCAGGCTCGGACGCCCATGCCCGCGTCGCCGTGCCGACGACCGCCGGCGAGTACCTCGTCACCATGAGCCGCGACGCCAGCGGTTCGGCCTGGCTGGTCGATCGCGTCGTCAGCCCTGTGCCCTCCTGACGCGCGCTGCGCACCATAGGCTGCGGGCATGCGTGCCGTGGCCTCATGCCTGTCAGGGATCCTCGCCCTTCTCGCGATCGCCGTCGGGCTCCCGGGTCTGTGGTTCGAGCGGAACGTCGTCAGCGAGTCCGGATTCGTCGCGCTCGCGGGACCCTTGGGCGACGATCCGGAGTTCCGCGCGGCCCTCGCTGACACCGTCGCCGACGGCATCATGACCCGAGCCGGTCTCGACGGCGTGGCCGGGCGTGTCGCCGAGCCGGTCGTCCGCAACGTCGCCGACGGGATGACCGACCTCCCCGGCTTCGGCGAGGCATGGACGCGGGCCAACGTGCTCACGCACCGCATCAACGTCACGGACATCCCTCCCGCAGAGCTCGACGGCAGGCTCGGGGTCGACCTCACGCCGATGGTCGACCTGGTGACGGACGCGGTCAACGACCGGCTCGGCACCAGCCTCAGCGCTCCCGGCGATCTCGTGGTCGCCGTCGGCACGCCGGAGCAGCGTGATCGGCTCGACCGCGCTCGCGAGCTCGCCGCCTGGTCCTGGCCGCTGCTCGGGGTCGGCGCGGTCCTCGCCGTCGCGTGCATCGCGCTCGCGCGTCGGCACCTCGCTGCACTCGCGTGGCTCGGGGGCGGACTCGTCGTCGTCGCCATCGGCGAGGCCGTGCTGGTGGTCACCGGCGGCGACTGGCTCGTCGGCGAGGTCGCCAGCCGGGCCGGCTACGGCCAGGCTCTGGGCGAGCACCTGCACGAGGCGGCAACGGCCTCGTTCGGGACGTGGTTGATCGCCGCCGGGCTGGCGGGTGCCGCGGCCCTGATCGTCGGGACGGTGGCCCGGATCAGGGCCTGACGTGCTTGCCGGAGCCGCTCTTGGCTGCGGACACCGAGGCCGCGGCGGACGGCGGCAGGGTGATCTCGGAGCCGCCGTCGGGGTGGCCCTTGAGCGCCGCCGGGATCTCCTGGACGGTCGCGATCGTCTTCTCGGGCGCCTTGACCTTCTTGAGGAACCGGATCCCGACCAGGGCACAGACGAGGATGACCAGGATCCACACGCCGGTCATCACGAGGAAGCCCCACGTGAAGGCGAGAGGGATCGCGCGGTCGAAGATCCAGGCGAAGAAGAATCCTCCGGCCATCGAGAGCATCGTGATCACGAACAGCAGGAGCACGGCGACCGCGACAAGCAGCCCCGCGCCGGTCGCCCCCGACTTCGCGCTGACGCGCAGCTCGGACTTCGCGAGGGCGATCTCTCCGCGCACCAGTGTCGACAGGTCGCGACTGATGTCGGAGACGAGCCGGCCGATGGTGGGCTCGGCGTCCTCTGCGGGTCGGGGTGCTCCTGGGTGTGACATCACGGCTCCTCGGCGCTGCAGTGCGGTCGGCACGAGCCTAGGGGATCGCGGCTCGCAAGGGAGATCGGCCCGCCGGACGCGCGGCGTACGGAGTGCGTACGCCGCGCGTCCGGCGCGCGGGTCAGTCCTCCGAGGAGGTCTCCATCCCGGACTTGATCTGGTCCATCACACCGGAGTCCGCGAGCGTGGTGACGTCGCCCACCTGGCGGTTCTCGGCGACGTCGCGCAGCAGGCGCCGCATGATCTTGCCCGAGCGCGTCTTGGGAAGCTCGGCGACGACCATGATCGACTTCGGCTTTGCGATGGAGCCGATCTCCTTGGCGACGTGTGCGCGCAGGTCGGCGACGATCTCCTCGCCTCCGTCGCCCGCGGACTCGCGCAGGATCACGAACGCGACCACGGCCTGCCCGGTCGTGTCGTCGGCCGCTCCGACGACCGCCGCCTCGGCGACCTTCGGGTGGGACACGAGGGCCGACTCGATCTCGGTGGTCGACAACCGGTGCCCGGACACGTTCATCACGTCGTCCACGCGGCCGAGGAGCCAGATGTCGCCGTCGTCGTCCTTCTTCGCGCCGTCACCCGCGAAGTAGATCCCCTCGAAGCGGGACCAGTACGTGTCGATGAACCGCTGGTCGTCGCCCCACAGGGTGCGCAGCATCGACGGCCACGGCTCGGTGAGGACGAGGTAGCCGCCCGAGCCGTTCGGGACCGACTCCGCCTCGTCGTTGACGACGTCGGCGCTGATCCCGGGGATCGCGGTCATCGCGGAGCCGGGCTTCGCGGCCGTCACGCCGGGCAGCGGCGAGATCATGATCGCGCCGGTCTCGGTCTGCCACCAGGTGTCGACGACGGGCGTCCTGCCGCTGCCGATGGTCTCGCGGTACCAGACGTACGCCTCGGGGTTGATCGGCTCGCCGACGGACCCGAGGACGCGCAGCGACGACAGGTCGAACTCCGCGGGGATCTGGGCGCCCCACTTCATGAAGGTCCGGATCGCGGTCGGTGCGGTGTAGAAGATCGTCACGCCGTACTGCTGGATGATCTCCCACCAGCGGCCCTTGTGCGGGCTGTCCGGGGTGCCCTCGTACAGGACCTGGGTCGCGCCGTTGGCCAGCGGGCCGTAGACGATGTAGGAGTGGCCGGTGACCCAGCCGATGTCGGCGGTGCACCAGTAGACGTCGGTCTCCGGCTTGAGGTCGAAGACGGACCAGTGCGTCCACGCCGCCTGCGTGAGGTAGCCGCCTGTGGTGTGAAGGATGCCCTTCGGCTTGCCGGTCGTGCCGGACGTGTACATGACGTACAACGGGTGCTCGGCCGGGAACGCCTGCGGGGTGTGGTCGGGCGACGACTCGTCGACGACCTCGTGCCACCACACGTCGATGTCGGCGTTCCAGGCGACGTCCTGGCCGGTCCGGCGTACGACGAGGACGTTCTCGACGAGGCCGGACTGCTCGGCCTCGACCTTGGCGACGGCCTCGTCGACCGCGGGCTTGAGGGCCGACGGCGCGCCGCGGCGGTATCCACCGTCCGCGGTGACGACCAGCTTTGCGCCGCAGTCGATCACACGGCTCGCGAGCGCGTCCGCGGAGAACCCGCCGAACACGACGGTGTGCACGGCCCCGATGCGTGCGCAGGCGAGCATGGAGACGACGGCCTCGGGAATCATCGGCATGTAGATCGCGACGCGGTCGCCCGCCTCGACGCCGAGCTCCTCGAACGCGTTGGCCGCCTTGCTGACCTCGGCCAGCAGGTCGGCGTACGTGAGGGTGCGCGTGTCGTCCGCGGGCTCGCCCACCCAGTGGAACGCGACCTTGTCGCCGCGGCCGGCCTCCACGTGGCGGTCGACGCAGTTGTACGAGGCGTTGAGCGTGCCGTCGGCGAACCACTTCGCGAACGGCGGGTTGGTCCAGTCGAGCACCTCCGTGAACGGCTCGGCCCAGTCGAGGCGCCGAGCGGCCTCGGCCCAGAAGCTCAGCCGGTCCTGCGATGCAGCCTCGTACGTCGCGGCCGTCGCGTTGGCCGAGGCCGCCAGGTCGGCGGGTGGCTCGAAGCGGCGATCCTCGTGCATCAGGTTGGACAGTGACTCTCCCACGGCACTTCCTCAGTCTCGACGGCACGTTCCGTCGCCTATTGTGCCCCCGGTCACACT
Above is a genomic segment from Mumia sp. Pv4-285 containing:
- the nth gene encoding endonuclease III: MPKTTPARSSAPRRAKAKLPEVPPPDTSDVRRARKIDRVLAQTYPDADIELDFDDPFQLLVVTVLSAQTTDRRVNGVRPALFSRYPDARALAEAEPAAVEEIIKPTGFFRAKTERIIALATALVDNFDGEVPPRMDDLVTLPGVGRKTANVVLGNGFGIPGFPVDTHVQRVGRRLGLLDAAALKDPVRAEMVLDRLIAKKDWTLASQRLIWHGRRCCHAAKPACGACSIAQWCPSYGEGPTDPEVAAKLLRTEGRA
- a CDS encoding TlpA family protein disulfide reductase, which produces MTRARRRLVLPIAMLAMALALTACGGDDLQTSSRSGEVDAASSAVDTPELRSKKADAGIEDCPRTNRRGAVEGGLPGVFLECLGGGPPVSLPGLPAKPTVINLWATYCGPCRDEMPLLARLHDDAGDQVSVLGIDYADPDPEGALALASKSGVTFPLMSDPDESVGKALGVIGLPQTVFVAADGTITATHRGQITSYDQLRSLVKEHLGVDLA
- a CDS encoding NUDIX hydrolase; protein product: MTYDRGLVPDDALPDWLRPVAEVGRRIDSPRFLSPSMPEAPSTARPAAVLVLFGEGESGPDLLLTERAHAMRSHAGQIAFPGGATDPEDSGPVATALREAEEEVGLDPDGVDVFASLPRLWLPPSNFAVTPVLAWWRRPSAVRAVDPAEVETVFRSPVDELTDPAHRFSVSHPSGWLGPGFAVNGNLILWGFTAGIVSRLFRAAGWERPWDADRVVPYPGSARDPLVEEIETDAARGRRR
- a CDS encoding MarP family serine protease; protein product: MTLVDVVVVVVVISYAVLGYLRGFVAGAAAMIGLLLGGVLGLVLAPLVLSRVDHGIGRSLLAVVIVLVLASAGQATGAHLGNGLRERVTHPPSRSLDAVGGAALSAAAALVVCWALGYAISGSQIPGASTAVRGSATLAAVDSVMPQGVRSALHSFDTVVDATLFPRYLEPFADETIEPVAAPDRAVLARPEVQAARRSVARITGYAECDRGIEGSGFVFASERVMTNAHVVAGVDDPTVTIRGKKRDATVVYYDPSLDVAVLRVPGLKARALTFDPETEPGESAAVLGFPENGPFDARAARIRSQQRLRSPDIYGTTEVVREVYSLRALVRSGNSGGPVISAQGRVLGVVFAASVSDAATGYALTADQVGDAARSGAKAERSVNTGSCA
- a CDS encoding phage holin family protein, giving the protein MSHPGAPRPAEDAEPTIGRLVSDISRDLSTLVRGEIALAKSELRVSAKSGATGAGLLVAVAVLLLFVITMLSMAGGFFFAWIFDRAIPLAFTWGFLVMTGVWILVILVCALVGIRFLKKVKAPEKTIATVQEIPAALKGHPDGGSEITLPPSAAASVSAAKSGSGKHVRP
- the acs gene encoding acetate--CoA ligase → MHEDRRFEPPADLAASANATAATYEAASQDRLSFWAEAARRLDWAEPFTEVLDWTNPPFAKWFADGTLNASYNCVDRHVEAGRGDKVAFHWVGEPADDTRTLTYADLLAEVSKAANAFEELGVEAGDRVAIYMPMIPEAVVSMLACARIGAVHTVVFGGFSADALASRVIDCGAKLVVTADGGYRRGAPSALKPAVDEAVAKVEAEQSGLVENVLVVRRTGQDVAWNADIDVWWHEVVDESSPDHTPQAFPAEHPLYVMYTSGTTGKPKGILHTTGGYLTQAAWTHWSVFDLKPETDVYWCTADIGWVTGHSYIVYGPLANGATQVLYEGTPDSPHKGRWWEIIQQYGVTIFYTAPTAIRTFMKWGAQIPAEFDLSSLRVLGSVGEPINPEAYVWYRETIGSGRTPVVDTWWQTETGAIMISPLPGVTAAKPGSAMTAIPGISADVVNDEAESVPNGSGGYLVLTEPWPSMLRTLWGDDQRFIDTYWSRFEGIYFAGDGAKKDDDGDIWLLGRVDDVMNVSGHRLSTTEIESALVSHPKVAEAAVVGAADDTTGQAVVAFVILRESAGDGGEEIVADLRAHVAKEIGSIAKPKSIMVVAELPKTRSGKIMRRLLRDVAENRQVGDVTTLADSGVMDQIKSGMETSSED